One segment of Carassius auratus strain Wakin chromosome 2, ASM336829v1, whole genome shotgun sequence DNA contains the following:
- the LOC113039194 gene encoding gastrula zinc finger protein XlCGF8.2DB-like — protein sequence MEFIKEESEEVSNAETQREKEEETEEQRDLLKVKVESEEVNEDHQKIITGEQSQTEDDFSQKRTGAKKSPFSCSQCGKCFTLKVNLNSHIRIHSGERNFSCLQCGSSFFKNADLKRHLQTHSGEKPFSCPHCSKSFTRKESLENHIRIHTGEKPFTCLLCDKSFIRKGHFKNHMRIHSGERPFTCHECGKSFTQATILRNHQHSHSGERPFGCDRCAKSFISAKHLKIHQKIHQKLFLCSFCGKMFSQLGYLKEHQKIHTGEKAHVCSVCGNSFSRAKYLKEHQKIHTGEKPYKCLHCDKSFSQSGNLKIHERVHTGEKPHRCRPCGRSFITSSALLSHRTNCVQKLPK from the exons atggagtttattaaagaggagagtgaagaagTGAGTAATGCAGAAACACAacgagagaaagaggaagaaactGAGGAACAGAGAG ATCTGCTGAAAGTGAAGGTGGAAAGTGAAGAAGTGAATGAAGATCATCAGAAGATCATAACGGGAGAACAATCACAGACTGAAGATGACTTCTCCCAGAAGAGAACAGGAGCTAAGAAATCTCcgttcagctgctctcagtgcgGGAAGTGTTTCACACTCAAAGTCAACCTCAACAGCCACATCAGAATCCACAGCGGAGAGAGAAACTTCAGCTGTCTGCAGTGCGGCAGCAGCTTCTTCAAGAACGCAGACCTGAAGAGACACTTACAGACCCACAGCGGAGAGAAGCCCTTCAGCTGCCCGCACTGCTCCAAGAGCTTCACACGCAAGGAGAGCCTGGAGAACCACATCcggatccacaccggagagaagccctTCACCTGCCTCCTGTGTGACAAGAGCTTCATCCGCAAGGGACACTTCAAGAACCACATGAGGATTCACTCTGGAGAGAGACCGTTCACGTGTCAcgagtgtggaaagagcttcacaCAGGCTACGATCCTCAGAAACCACCAGCACTCACACTCTGGAGAACGACCCTTCGGCTGCGATCGCTGCGCAAAGAGCTTCATCTCAGCAAAGCACCTGAAGATACACCAGAAAATCCACCAGAAGCTCTTCCTGTGCTCCTTCTGTGGAAAGATGTTTTCACAGCTGGGTTACCTGAAGGAGCACCAGaagatccacaccggagagaaagcTCATGTGTGCTCGGTGTGTGGGAACAGCTTCTCCAGAGCCAAATATCTGAAGGAACACCAGAAAATCCATACAGGAGAGAAACCCTACAAGTGCTTGCACTGCGACAAGAGTTTCAGTCAGTCAGGTAACCTGAAGATACATGAGAgagttcacaccggagagaaaccgcACCGCTGCCGGCCGTGTGGACGTAGCTTCATCACCTCCAGCGCTCTCCTGTCGCACAGGACAAACTGCGTCCAGAAGTTACCAAAGTGA